The Mesobacillus boroniphilus region GTCAAAATAAAGCTTGGATTAAGACAGGTTTGAGAGGAACAAGAGAAAAGCTGTCAAAATAAAGCCGGAATTAAGACAGGTTTCAAGTGAACAAAGGAAAAGCTGTCAAAATAAAGCTTGGATTAAGACAGGTTTGAGAGGAACAAGAGAAAAGCTGTCAAAATAAAGCCGGAATTAAGACAGGTTTCAAGTGAACGAAGGAAAAGCTGTCAAAATAAAGCTTGGATTAAGACAGGTTTGAGAGGAACAAGAGAAAAGCTGTCAAAATAAAGCTGGAATTAAGACAGGTTTCAAGTGAACGAAGGAAAAGCTGTCAAAATAAAGCTTGGATTAAGACAGGTTTCAAGTGAACGAAGGGAAAGCTGTCAAAATAAAATCCGAATTAAGACAGGTTATAAGTGAACAAGAGAAAATCTGTCAGAATGAAATTTCCGTCCATATAATAAAAACAGCCGAACACATTGTTCGGCTGTTTTCTTAAACATATATCCAATCTTACAATGCCCAGTCTCCGTTGCGGAACACTGGCTCAGCAGTTCCGTCTTCCGTGATGCCGTCGATGTCCATTTTATCGGAACCGATCATGAAGTCGACGTGGGTGATGCTTTCGTTCAAGCCGTTTTCAGCTAATTCTTCTGAAGACATTGTTTTGCCGCCTTCAACACAGAAAGCATAAGCACTTCCGATTGCGAAGTGGTTTGACGCGTTTTCATCAAACAATGTGTTGAAGAATAATACATTTGATTGAGAAATTGGCGAGTTAAATGGAACTAAAGCAACTTCTCCAAGATAGTGTGAACCTTCATCTGTCGCCACAAGCTGCTTCAGGATTTCTTCGCCTTCTTCAGCTTCGACTCCGACGATTTTTCCATTTTCAAAAGTGAGCTTGAAGTTATCGATGATGTTTCCACCATAGCTAAGTGGCTTTGTGCTTGATACATAGCCATTCACACCAGTTTTCAATGGTACAGAGAAGACTTCTTCAGTCGGCATGTTTGCCATGAATTCATTGCCTTGCTCGTTCACGCTGCCAGCGCCAACCCAGATATGCTTCTCAGGAAGTTCGACTGTCAGGTCTGTGCCTGGTGCTTTGTAGTGCAGCTTCTTGTAACGCTTGCCATTCAGGTAATCAACTTTTTCATGAAGGGAAGAGTCATGTTCTTTCCATGCAGCAACCGGATCTTCAGTATTGACGCGAACTGCTTTGAAGATCGCATCCCAAAGCTTCTGAACAGCCGTTTCGGCAGTCTCATCAGGGAACACCATTTTTGCCCATCCTTCAGAAGGAGCAGCAATGACTGTCCAGCTGACTTTATCAGATTGTATGTATTTGCGGTATTTTGAAAGTGCTGTTCCAGCTGCTTTCTGGAAGTTTCCGATACGCTCAGACTTCACACCTTTTAATAGGTCCGGACTTGAGGACACGATTGACATGAATGCCGCACCGTTTTCAGCAAGATCTTCAACCTCGCGTGCACGCCATTCTGGATATTCGTTGAACGCCTCATCAGGTGCAAGGTCGTATTTCGTCCTGTTAACCACGTCATCATTCCAGTTTACCACGACGTTTTTAGCGCCAGCTTCGTATGCCTTTTTCACAACGAGACGGACAAACTCAGCGGAGTCAATCGTCGTATTGATGACAAGCGTCTGGTCTTTCTGGATGTTAACGCCAACCTTGACAGCAAGGTTCGCATATTTCTCTAAATTCGTTTGGAAATCACTCATCTATTTCGCTCCTTTTCTGAATCTTCTTTTACATTGTAACGATTTTATAGGAAAAAAGAAACTTAAGACATTCGACTTAACTAGACATTGGCGAGGTGTGACTGGGAACTTCTTTTCTGTTTAAAATTGCTAGCCTATAAAACTGGCATCCTAACATCAGCGTAGGGTAAAATAGAGCGGTATATAAAAGGGCTAGTAGGAGGATTTTTTAAAAGATGAAATTTGATGTAGTTTTATTGCGGTTATCCGCTATTTATGCTTTCATTGGGGCATTCCTCGGTTCTCATATGGCTGGTGCCGGAAGTTATGCCATCCGTCCAGTACATGCCCATATACTTGTTGTCGGTTGGCTGAGTCTCTTTGCATTCTCAAGTTACTACCGTTCTTATGTGGTGCCGAAAACTTCAAAACTAGCATTATTCCATGTCTGGACAGCAATCATTGGAAGCTTCGGCCTGACTTTAGGTATGTGGCTTTATAACGTGAAGCCATTCCCGCTGCCAGAAACATTCACAATGGTGTTCTATATCGTCGGTGGATCCACTTTGCTGCTCAGCTTCCTGCTATTTGTGTTCATGACATTCAAATATAGCGATGCAAAGATAAAATAATAGATAAAAATCCATGCAGAGTCTGGTTCTGCATGGATTTTTTGTGCGCTGGGTTGTTTTAGTAGCAAAAAAATAAAGATACGTAAGACTCTTACCATCTTATCAGCGTAAATTCTTTAATATATTGGCGAAAATACAAATATATCGACCACTTTTTTCAATATATTGGCGAAAATTCAAATATATCGACCACATATCGAATTATTTCGACCAACTCTTCAAATTCCCTGGTTAAACACCGGCTGCCTTCTTATTTTCATACATCCGGAACATTGCCCAGAACAGTACCGCGCTTAAAACTGCGAGAATGCTGAGGATTGTGAACGTCCAGCCGTAACCGATCCAGACGGTTAGCGGAATGCTGATTGGTGCGATCGTCCTCCCAATCGTATATCTCAATGAAGCGGCCGCAAAATATTGTCCCCGCATCTGCTCAGGTGCGAGATTGGAAATGAATGTCTGCTGCAGACCGGCTGTCATCAGTTCAGCCAATGTGAACACAGCCATCGCCGCAATAAGTCCCCAGATCCAGTTCGTCGCACCAAACATCAGGATTGCGACTGCATAGATTAACGACGACAAGACAAATACATTTCGCTCGCGGAATCGGGTCACCCATCTCGTTACAACGACAGTGAAGAGGGCAACGAGCAATCCATTTTCGGAAAGGATCAATCCAAAAGCCTGCTCGCCATTGACGGTGAATACTTTGCTGCCGAGTTCGAACACGGTTTGATTATGCACCGTATCCTTTGTGTAAACAGGGAATAACAGATCAAGCTGCATGAATGTTTGCGCCGCCAAAATCCCTGCAATGATGAACATGAGGAAGATTTTATCCTGGACGATAATCTTATAATCGGCAATTTGATCTTTAAGGAAGTCATACCATTTCCCATTCTCTGCACGTGCCTGCTTGGCGGAAGCCGGCACCGTTTCACGTGTCCATTTTGCAAGGACGAGCGCAAGAAGGATAGAGATAATCGCCACTGCGATCATCAATTCAAACCGATATTTTACATAAAAAATCGCTCCGAGAATCGGGCCGACTACGACAGCGATATTGATCTGCGTATAAAAAATTGCGAACACGCTGCTTCGGTCTTTTTCCGGGACAACATCAGCGACCATCGCCTGGCTGGCCGGCCAGTAGATGGAGCCGAACATTCCGACCAGCGTAAAGCAGATGAAACCGAGCATCGGCGAGGTGAACCATGGTGAAACCGCATAGGCAAAAACAAGGAAGGCAATTCCCTGGCCAAAGGCTGAGATAACCATCATCCGCTTGCGACCGAACCTGTCAGCCGTATACCCGCCAAGCAGATTGGCGAATACAGAGAAAACCTGAGAAAAAATCAGCAGAAACCCTGCCTTATCCTTACCAAAGCTCTCAGCAAAATAAATCGTTAAAAACGGAAAAAACATCCAAAATGTTATATTCATCAAAGCCTCGCCAAACAGGCGAATCTTCAAGTTGCGATCCCAATCCCTTATCCTCATCGTGTTTCTCCTTTTATATCTAAATGACAACCAACGAATATCATACTACTTTGAAGGAATTTTTTACAAGTTAAATCATTTTGCATTTTCCATTCTCTTTGCAAATAAAAAAGCGGCGCAATGGCCGCTTTTCGTGTAGCTATAGTTTTTAATCCTTATCCTCCATCGCTGCTTTCAGCAAGTCTCCAAGGCTGGTGCCGAAGTTTTCCTGGGATGGCGAGTATTTTTCCTTCAGCTTGCGTTCCTCGCGCTTGGATACACCTTTTTTCTTTTTGTCCTCGGCCTTTTCGACGACATTGCATGGTCGGCATTGGAAGTAGGCGCCTGCCTTGCCGTTGTGGATTTCCATTCGCTTATGGCACTGAGGACAGCGTCTTTGCGAAAGCTTTGGATCCTTATGCTTGCGGAAGCTGCACTCAGGACTGGAGCAGACGAGGATGCGTCCGTCCTTTGTCTTGCGTTCCTTCATGAACTCACCGCACTCAGGGCATTTTGAGCCTGTCAGATTATGGGCTCGGTAGGTTTTGTCGCTCGTCTTGATTTCAGATACAAGGCGGGCAGTCTGCTCACGAATCCGCTTTTTGAAAGCCTTCGGATCACCTTTGCCTCGCGCAATCTCCTCGAGCTCTTTTTCCCATTTTGCCGTCAATTCAGGGGAAGTCAATTCATCATTCACAAGGTCGATGAGCTGCTTACCCTTTTTAGTTGGGTACAGGCGGCCATTCTGTCTTTCCACGACTTCTGATGAGATGATCCGCTCGATGATCTCCGCCCGTGTTGCCGGAGTACCGAGTCCGAATTTCTCCATTTTAGCGAGAATATCCGACTCAGACAGGCGAAGCGGCGGTTCGGTCATTTTTTTATTCAGGGTGACTTGGCCAACAGAGTAGCTCTTCCCTTTTTCGAGGTGGCCAAGTGATTGTGTAGCGGCATCGTCTTCATCTTTCCCGAGAACCTTTTTAAAGCCAAGTTCAAGAATATTCGTTTCCCGTGCTGACAGTGATTCATCTTCAACATCGAAGTTAGCATGGATTACTTCATACTGATAAGCCGGGTAAAATAAAGCCAGGAATCGGCGGACGATCAAATCGTACAGCTTCCGTTCATCTGGCGACAAATCAGCAAGGTGAAGGCGTTCCTCTGTCGGGATGATCGCATGGTGGTCAGTGACTTTCTCATTATTGAATACCCGCCGAGCCTGTACTTTGCCTTTCTGCGCAAGTGCCGGCTTTGCTTCGTCACGGTAACCGGACATGATGCCCTGCAGGCGGTCCGCCATTGTCGCTTCCATATCGGTCGTCAAATAGCGAGAGTCTGTACGGGGATAGGTGACGAGCTTGTGCTGTTCATACAATCCCTGAAGCACATTGGAGGTTTTTTTGGCGGAAAAACCAAAACGTTTGTTGGCATCTCGCTGCAGTTCGGTCAGGTCATATGGAAGCGGCTGCGGTTCTGACTTTTGCTTGCGGTCGATTGATTTTAGGATAGCCTTTTTGTTGGACAGTTTCTTTTGAATCTGTTCTGCTTTTTCCTTTGAAAAAATTCGTTTTTCGCCTTTATGCTCCCATTCTGCATTCAACGAGCCGACCTTTGCCTGGATTGTCCAGTACTCCTTCGGAACGAACTTGTTGATTTCATCCTCGCGTTCAAGGACCATTGCGAGTGTTGGTGTCTGGACACGACCGGCAGATAAAGGATCTTTGAATTTTGTTGTCAATGCCCTCGAAACATTCAGCCCAATCAGCCAGTCAGCTTCGGAACGGCAGACAGCAGATTCATAAAGGTCTTCAAACTGCTTTCCGGGTTTGAGGTTTTTAAAACCATCCTTGATTGCTCGGTCCGTTTGAGAAGAAATCCAAAGTCTCTTGATTGGTTTCTTCCATTTGATGCGCTCGAGGATCCATCTGGCGACAAGCTCACCCTCACGCCCGGCGTCAGTAGCGATAATGAATTCACCGACATCCTTTCGTTCAGCAAGGTGCTCAATTGCCTTGAACTGATGACTCGTCTGCTTAATGACCTTCAGCCCCATTTTATCCGGGATGATTGGCAGCTCTTCAAGTTTCCACACCTTATATTTCGGGTCATAATTCTCGGGCATTTTCAGTTCAATCAAGTGGCCGAGCGCCCAGGTGACGATGTATTGATTTCCTTCGAAATAGCTTTTATTCGTTTTATTGCACCCAAGTACACGCGCAAGCTCGCGGGCAACACTTGGTTTTTCTGCAAGTACTAATGATTTCATGAATACTCCTTTCAAAACACAACAGTTTTGCTTATGCTTTACTTATAATATCAAATTAAAATCATCTCAACTTCGAAAATTGTCTAGCTCCAGCGCCTAGCCAGTTTTCATCCTTTGAGGTTGCTTCTTCGAGTATCTTGCGAGAAGCGTTAGCTTTGAGCAGCTCGAGTCGCTTGTCCAGCTGCGGCTCCTAACTCCTCGAGACGCTTCGGTCCTGCCAATGAAGTCAAAGAGCGACTTCACAGGCAGGCCCTCCAACGCTTGTCGGAGTTGAGCAGTCGCCTCCGCATTTCGAATTGTCTAGTTGCGCCTCCTAGAAACTCCGAAACTTCAACTCCGCCGGCAGAAGCAAAAAGCGCTTCTTTGTCGGAGTCTCCAGTTTCTGTGTTTCTGGACAGTCGGCTATACTTTTTCGATTTCGGTTCTGCCAATAAAGTCAAAGAGCGACTTCACTGTCAGGCCCTCCGAGGCACACGATGTGCTAGACCCGCCAAGCCACAGGACGTGGCGGTTTTCGGCGGGCAACACTTGTCGGGGCTGACCGAGGCGCTTTCGCTTTTCTTAGTATAATGGAAAAAAGAGATTTTTTGTAATGGGGGAGAGCATGAGCGACTATATTAAAGAAATCCGTGAGCTTATTGGCAGCAGGCCATTCATTCTTGTTGGTTCTGCTGTGCTTGTTTTTAATAAAGAGTATGAAGTACTGCTGCAGCTGCGTTCCGATACCGGCAAGTGGGGGATTCCGGGAGGCGCAATGGAACCCGGCGAAAGCTTTGAGGAAACTGCTCGCAGGGAAATATTTGAGGAAACAGGACTTCGTATAAAAAGGCTGAAATTTTTAGACGTGGTTGCTGGAGAAGAGTACTATTTCAGATATCCAAATGGGGATGAAATTTATAATGCGATTGCCTTGTTTGCATGCGAGGAGTGGGAAGGGAAACTACAGATGCTTGATGGTGAAAGCAAGGATCTTCGCTTTTTCCCAATGGATAAGCTGCCTCCGCTAACGGAAAGGCAAGAGCTGATTTTTAAAAAGGTAAAAGATTGCGGATTCCTGCCCGAATTCAGGCAAATCAATCTTAATGTGATTATGGAGTGTGCTGAAGTTCTTGAACTTCAGAGGAAATCGTACAGGATAGAAGCGGATCTGATCGGCACAGATGAAATCCCGCCGTTAAAAGAAACCTTCGAGCAGCTTCAGGATTGCGGCGAAACCTTTATTGGCTGTTATGTCAATGGAAGGCTGGCAGGGGCTGTCTCGTATAAAAAAGAACGGAACGTACTGGATATTCACCGTATGATGGTTCACCCGGAATTTTTCCGCAGAGGGATTGCCAGGAAGCTGCTTGATCAATTGGACCAGATAGGAGCCCCGGAAATGATCGTTTCGACCGGGTCAGCAAACACACCGGCAGTGAAACTTTATGAAAAAATCGGCTTTGAGCGCCAGGAAGATTCAGTAGTTGGCGATGGGCTGGTAATCGCTAATTTCAAGAAGTGGAATTGATTGTGGAAAAGCCCAGCAGGAATCTCAATCCGGCTGGGCTTTTTGATGTTTACGCCAGGTCATACAAGATTATACTTCGTCTTCCTCTACACGATTTTTGAATGCCTCCTGGACGACGAGGAATTCCTCATCTTCCTGCGCTTCGGTTTCAGGACGCTTTGCTTTCAGCGCACCTGAAGGCAGGTCACCGGGATGGCCTTTTTTCTTATGGTTGAACTCTTTGCCTCTGCCCATTCATGAACCCTCCTTTCTTGTCCAAAGTAGTTTTTCCTGTTGGAACCTGAAATATAAAAAATCAATTGCATATGATTGTATAGATAAAAATTTTAAGAAAGAAAGGGCGGCTGAAATGGACGAAAAATTGTACGCTCAAGATTTGGTTGAGTGCCCGACTGTTTTTTGCGCGAACCGTGATGACCAGGCTCCGCTGTTTACAGCAGATGCGTTGATTAATGGTGACATAAAGAAGATCAACCTTGAGGATTACCGGGGGAAGTGGGTCATTTTATTTTTCTACCCAAGTGATTTCACCTTTGTCTGACCGACAGAACTAGCGGCGGTCGCCGCTGTTTACCCTTATATAAAGGCGCTGGGTGCTGAATTGCTGGCAATCAGCACAGACAGCGTATATTCCCATAAGGTTTTTAAGGAGACATCTCCATCTTTGAAGAATGTTACGTATCCAATGGTAAGCGACAGGACTCAGGTAATCAGCCGTGCTTACCGAATCCTTGATGAAACAACGGGGGCTTGCTTCAGGGCATCGGTGTTCATCGATCCTGAAGGGATTATCAGAGCTAAGCTAGTTTATCCAGGCAATGTCGGCCGCAACCTTCCTGAACATGTAAGGCTGTTGCAGGCATTCGAGTATGCCAAGCAAACAGGAAAAGGAGTGCCGGCAAACTGGGTCCCTGGCCAGCAAGGAGTCAGTACAGATCCATCAAATATAGGGAATATTTAATGCTTACAGGTCCTGTTATACAGGTCCTGTTTTTTATGTCGTACAGTTCCTGTGCTTGTCTGGGCTGGACAAGGCGCTTACGTTTTTCTTATTTGTCTGTGACCAGCATCACAAAAGAATAATAAAAATGTCACAAATTCTCTACATAAATCTTCGATATCACTCACAAAGTTTTTTTAAAATAGAATTAAAATTATGTTAAATATTTCACAAACTAAATTTAGGGAGGAACAAAAGATGGATGAGGTCCTGATATTAAGCCGGATCCAGTTTGCTGTAACTGTGTTTTATCACTTTTTATTTGTGCCATTAACGATTGGTTTAGTCATTCTCGTTGCCATCATGGAGACAAAGTATGCGCGCACCTTGGACCAGACGTATAAGCGAATGGCGGATTATTGGGGAAAACTGTTCGCTATTAACTTTGTGCTTGGCGTGATTACCGGCATTACGATGGAATTCCAATTTGGCACGAATTGGTCCGAATACTCAAAGTATATGGGAGATATTTTCGGATCACCGCTCGCGATAGAAGCGCTTGTCGCCTTTTTCCTAGAATCGACCTTCATGGGCATCTGGCTGTTCGGCAAGGATAAGTTTTCACCGAAGCTGCGGGCGATTTCAATTTGGATGGTAGCGCTAGGCACGAATATTTCTGCTCTCTGGATTATTACTGCCAATGGCTTCATGCAAAACCCAGTCGGATATGTCCTAAAAAATGGACGTGTTGAGTTGAATAGCTTTTCGGAGCTTGTTACCAATCCGTATGCCTGGTATATGTTCGTACATACTGTTGTAAGTGCATATATTGTCGGGGCGTTCTTCATGATGGCAATCAGTGCTTACCACCTGCTGAGGAAGAATGAAACCGCGTTTTATAAAAAGTCATTCAAATACGGACTGGCCATGGCGTTGTTTTCTGCGACACTTACGCCGTTCATCGGCCACCAGTCCGGTGTGTTTGCGGCAAAAATGCAGCCGGCAAAAGGTGCAGCGATGGAGGCCGTCTGGGAAACACAAAAGGACATGCCATTCCATCTGATTCAGATTCCGGACCAGGAAAATGAGCGTAATGCTTTTGAGGCAATCAGCATACCGAAGCTGGGCAGCTTCTTCTATACAAACTCCTTTGATGGGGAAGTCACTGGTTTAAATGATATTCCTAAGGATGAACGGCCGAATGTGGAACTGGTCTTTTTCGCGTTCAGAGTCATGGTCGCACTTGGTGTCTTTTTTATGGCTGTTTCATGGTACGGCTTGTACCTTTACCGGAAAAATAAACTGGAGAACTCACCAAAATACTTGAAGCTAGTCCTTTATTCTGTGCTGCTTCCGTACCTGGCGATCAATGCCGGCTGGATGGTAGCAGAGGCGGGACGTCAGCCATGGGTTGTGTACGGTTTGATGAAAACATCCGAGGGTGTGTCGCCAATCGCGTTGTCCCAGGTGGTATTCTCTTTGGCTGCACTTGTCATTTTCTATACAGTTTTGTTGATAGCAGATGTCTATTTGATCATCAAATATGCTAAAAAA contains the following coding sequences:
- a CDS encoding peroxiredoxin, whose amino-acid sequence is MDEKLYAQDLVECPTVFCANRDDQAPLFTADALINGDIKKINLEDYRGKWVILFFYPSDFTFVUPTELAAVAAVYPYIKALGAELLAISTDSVYSHKVFKETSPSLKNVTYPMVSDRTQVISRAYRILDETTGACFRASVFIDPEGIIRAKLVYPGNVGRNLPEHVRLLQAFEYAKQTGKGVPANWVPGQQGVSTDPSNIGNI
- a CDS encoding cytochrome ubiquinol oxidase subunit I, translated to MDEVLILSRIQFAVTVFYHFLFVPLTIGLVILVAIMETKYARTLDQTYKRMADYWGKLFAINFVLGVITGITMEFQFGTNWSEYSKYMGDIFGSPLAIEALVAFFLESTFMGIWLFGKDKFSPKLRAISIWMVALGTNISALWIITANGFMQNPVGYVLKNGRVELNSFSELVTNPYAWYMFVHTVVSAYIVGAFFMMAISAYHLLRKNETAFYKKSFKYGLAMALFSATLTPFIGHQSGVFAAKMQPAKGAAMEAVWETQKDMPFHLIQIPDQENERNAFEAISIPKLGSFFYTNSFDGEVTGLNDIPKDERPNVELVFFAFRVMVALGVFFMAVSWYGLYLYRKNKLENSPKYLKLVLYSVLLPYLAINAGWMVAEAGRQPWVVYGLMKTSEGVSPIALSQVVFSLAALVIFYTVLLIADVYLIIKYAKKGPESELKYGLEGGVKHVS
- a CDS encoding MDR family MFS transporter, which produces MRIRDWDRNLKIRLFGEALMNITFWMFFPFLTIYFAESFGKDKAGFLLIFSQVFSVFANLLGGYTADRFGRKRMMVISAFGQGIAFLVFAYAVSPWFTSPMLGFICFTLVGMFGSIYWPASQAMVADVVPEKDRSSVFAIFYTQINIAVVVGPILGAIFYVKYRFELMIAVAIISILLALVLAKWTRETVPASAKQARAENGKWYDFLKDQIADYKIIVQDKIFLMFIIAGILAAQTFMQLDLLFPVYTKDTVHNQTVFELGSKVFTVNGEQAFGLILSENGLLVALFTVVVTRWVTRFRERNVFVLSSLIYAVAILMFGATNWIWGLIAAMAVFTLAELMTAGLQQTFISNLAPEQMRGQYFAAASLRYTIGRTIAPISIPLTVWIGYGWTFTILSILAVLSAVLFWAMFRMYENKKAAGV
- a CDS encoding DNA topoisomerase III, whose amino-acid sequence is MKSLVLAEKPSVARELARVLGCNKTNKSYFEGNQYIVTWALGHLIELKMPENYDPKYKVWKLEELPIIPDKMGLKVIKQTSHQFKAIEHLAERKDVGEFIIATDAGREGELVARWILERIKWKKPIKRLWISSQTDRAIKDGFKNLKPGKQFEDLYESAVCRSEADWLIGLNVSRALTTKFKDPLSAGRVQTPTLAMVLEREDEINKFVPKEYWTIQAKVGSLNAEWEHKGEKRIFSKEKAEQIQKKLSNKKAILKSIDRKQKSEPQPLPYDLTELQRDANKRFGFSAKKTSNVLQGLYEQHKLVTYPRTDSRYLTTDMEATMADRLQGIMSGYRDEAKPALAQKGKVQARRVFNNEKVTDHHAIIPTEERLHLADLSPDERKLYDLIVRRFLALFYPAYQYEVIHANFDVEDESLSARETNILELGFKKVLGKDEDDAATQSLGHLEKGKSYSVGQVTLNKKMTEPPLRLSESDILAKMEKFGLGTPATRAEIIERIISSEVVERQNGRLYPTKKGKQLIDLVNDELTSPELTAKWEKELEEIARGKGDPKAFKKRIREQTARLVSEIKTSDKTYRAHNLTGSKCPECGEFMKERKTKDGRILVCSSPECSFRKHKDPKLSQRRCPQCHKRMEIHNGKAGAYFQCRPCNVVEKAEDKKKKGVSKREERKLKEKYSPSQENFGTSLGDLLKAAMEDKD
- a CDS encoding aminopeptidase — protein: MSDFQTNLEKYANLAVKVGVNIQKDQTLVINTTIDSAEFVRLVVKKAYEAGAKNVVVNWNDDVVNRTKYDLAPDEAFNEYPEWRAREVEDLAENGAAFMSIVSSSPDLLKGVKSERIGNFQKAAGTALSKYRKYIQSDKVSWTVIAAPSEGWAKMVFPDETAETAVQKLWDAIFKAVRVNTEDPVAAWKEHDSSLHEKVDYLNGKRYKKLHYKAPGTDLTVELPEKHIWVGAGSVNEQGNEFMANMPTEEVFSVPLKTGVNGYVSSTKPLSYGGNIIDNFKLTFENGKIVGVEAEEGEEILKQLVATDEGSHYLGEVALVPFNSPISQSNVLFFNTLFDENASNHFAIGSAYAFCVEGGKTMSSEELAENGLNESITHVDFMIGSDKMDIDGITEDGTAEPVFRNGDWAL
- a CDS encoding GNAT family N-acetyltransferase, whose amino-acid sequence is MECAEVLELQRKSYRIEADLIGTDEIPPLKETFEQLQDCGETFIGCYVNGRLAGAVSYKKERNVLDIHRMMVHPEFFRRGIARKLLDQLDQIGAPEMIVSTGSANTPAVKLYEKIGFERQEDSVVGDGLVIANFKKWN